ataaataaattttaaaaatttatttatatttttatagttatagcgagcaagtaaaaaattatattttttatatggaTATTAAACAgtgaaatgaaatttttaaatttatttttttaaattaccaaataaatattttgtacgtCAACACATGcgaagttattttaatttaatttcaataatcaGTACCTGTAAATGCGTTTGGAATGAAATAAAAGCGACTAATcgctgtaatttataataataataataataataataatcattattattattatttcaatgataataacaataattaatattatcattaccATTTAGAGAGTAGTatcgataataaaatttaaattacatctgtacaattaaatagttaaatgAATATATTAATCAATGACCCTTTATActgatagaaatttaattatttatttttatttactttgcaGTGAAgatgaatatttttagagatatgtacagagatatatattttaaaaatttttaattcaatatgtagatatttaatattcCAGGATGTATATATAGGCGTATCGACTAGTCGAACAGTGTCCTTTAATGtcatacttttattatttttattaatgacatTCAAAGTGCGCTGTTTAATGagcatttatatattttattatttttatttttattaattatgaattgacaaattaagatgaaaaaataatttaatttaaagaggATAGCCacggtaaaattaaaaaaaaaaaatttttttttttattaaatcaaggttcataaattcaaaaatatgtacggagttttatatgaaaattctgaatatttttttagttatagcCATTTTTGTGACAGTGTGTCAAATGACCATTGCACGCACGGCGCTCCGAtgaaaacgcgtttttctcgaaaatactttttttgaacTGGTGGGATCTGTAATTTGCATAAATATAAACCGatttgcaactttttttttttaattcctctattcagtacactgatagaaggatttcttagtatttaagaaataatttcttagtatttaagaaataatttcttagtatttaaaaaatatttcttagtatttaagaaatatttcttagtatttatagtattttttagtatttaagaaatatttcttgaatactaagaaatattttttaaatactaagaaatgatgtttaagaaatgattttttaaatacaaaaaaatcttcttaaatatcactgatagaaggatttcttagtatttaaaaatatttctttgtactgaagaaatcatttcttaaacataatttcttagtatttaaaaaatatttcttagtatttaagaaatatttcttaaatactaagaaatattataaatactaagaaattatGTTtcagaaatgatttcttaaatacaaagaaatcttcttaaatgctaagaaatccttttatcagtgcacTAAGAAATTGTTTTATCAGCGTAGCTATAGTTGCAcgtagattttaaaaatttttatttttaagattttttaaggctgttttaatccaaaaaaaaacgaaaaaatttttaatgtcgcCATTTCTTTCTTTAAacccaaattttcaaaattctctaCGTGGAACGATAACCACATGCATGCAGATTACATCGCagtttgttgttttttttttgttttagataatccgtttttgagttagagATCCCACGGTGGTGGGGGAAATTTGTTTGGTGCTCCACAAAAATGCTTATAACTTTGTAAcaacatgatattttttaatcaaaatttaggAGAATGATCTTCAATGTATACtttgtaaaacaaaaaaatccgATCCCTAAATCCCTTTATTATtccagtcaaaaaaattcccgaaatcacctactttttttatcttcaccGTGGCTATCCCCTTGTGTCTAGTTGAGTAACTgagtgtttaattttttttgattctcaATTTAATagccaaaaatttttgtcaaacttatagaataaaattttttttaattgaatttccgatgtaataattactatcaataatttataatacaaCGCAGtccataataattatgattaataatacaGTAATTAATTGATCACTTATTTGATACCcaaataatataattgaaCTTCACTAATTAGGACATGcaattatcacaaaaaaatgtaCCACGAAACGTGTCCAAATatgtaaatacaataaataaaataaaatttgcataGAAATATCAAAATTCACAATTATTCATACAATATGATCCTCCAGTTAATTAAAACGCctacaataaatattacgatgaaaataaatttagaatttacaGTATTAGCATACAAATATcctgaattaataattattacaactaCTCTGGACtttctaaaaataacttttaaacactCAGTCAAAAACTAGGTAGAACAAAAAAACAGAGACCATTCATGGACACCGTTAACGACGTAATCACTCCTTAAACGGACGATAATTAGGTCcgttaaatttaaacaatcgTATACATAATaaccaaaattattaattttgaatcataAATCATCATTTAACACTTAACTTTTTACTTCCATCaatcattaatataattaattataattttcaactaaagatttttatttattaaactgcaaATTTAACCtcttaattatcaattaatctttcgtttttgaaataaaaaagccattacggcttttatatattatttaattctccacatatataatattaatattaataataataatattcagtATTAATGTCAGCTTAACTCTATTCTAAGCTATTTACACAAACttacaaactataattatactttaaattcCTTTTATAAActaacttataaataaatataatacagGTGccgttaaataattattcggcatttaaaaagaatatttaacATCTTTGGATTCAATTTATtacacatttatatatatatatatatatatatatatatatatatatatatatatatatatatatatatatatatatatatataactgaTTTGTAATATATTTCTAGTCACtcaaataaaactttatttcatttgaatgattagatataattaaatgagtttgagtaaaataaaatttactaaactTTTTGTCCGTCTTCATAatttatagtatatatatttattattattattattcagtaCTAGAGTAAAAGCGATCAGCatagtatattttaaatgatatacttttttcttttatggTAGGCTTTCCTCATCCTCAATCTTTACACCCGTGATTTATACACTTTAATTAATCGtaatatacatgtatatattttttttttttattttatatatatatatatatatatatatatatatatatatatatatatatatatatatatatatgtatttatttttatcagttatcaTTGTCGGGTACATGACAGGAAATATTATAGATCAATGCGTGTATGGTCCGGAGTACAAGGAAGCACTAAATAACATGcggttattattttatttattcgcattatttttttttctttaaatatatactttttgttttgtttttatctATTCACAATCATTCGTTTTAGATATGTCCTATCCGCTCGCTAGTCTGACTCACACCACTAGtaaagtacaaaaaataaatagtagaaaataattaatacaatataaaaaattaatataaacaaacaaacagaGGACGGTCAGGAACTGGTGAATTTTTCTcgtattttttatcttctattGATtgctgactttttttttcttcgtgttGGCTCTTTATTTACACTGCTGACACTTGAGCTTCGTCGTCATCTAGAACAAATTATAATcccaattatttatttttattttttttttttacacggaaagaacaagatgatacTGGATATCACCCTAAATTAtactgaatgaaaaaaaatttcagaaaagtTTGGCAAATCTAAAAGTGTACGACTTATAATGATCATTCgttcgataaataaaaaaaaatagttaatgttctgaaagaatatttttttttatttaaatattacttttgcaatttactattttttttgttactttttttttaatactttcaaatacaatttctttttttatttatttttttatttcaagtttcGCGCGGTGTTTTAAACTGATCATGCGCACTGAGTGTGGATTTTTTGGTAATGggaaaaaatagaccggaaaaaatagacctggaaaaaatattaaagtcatGAAAAGttcatattatttctttaaaattattataaaataaaaattataataataataattgtatcacACCCACAATTTTCCTGAAAAACAAGCACCCCCAGAATGATCGCTCTATTttttgtgacaaaaaaaatattattattattattattttcattttataataattttgatgaaataatatgaatttttcatcattttaaaattttttccgggtctattttttccgagattcggatttttttcattaattttagtttttcgttaataacaaataatcaacattaaataaaatgaccaTCTCCAATGGAGATCTCCGCAAAGGGAATAccaagctaataaaaaaaaactgattaaaTTCGTGAATTTTTACGCAAGTTATCGTATTTTTAACGGCAAATTGAGTTGATTGACAcgaattttcttttaactattttgatatttttttctggttCTATCatctaaaattgatttttaccaGTGAcagaattaatctccattaaattatctatcgaatgATACGCAAATTAATTAGACTACGTAGATTATCAAttgtgtaattaattaaatagttgcgaaattaaggaaaaacaaatttttcgatcTTAAAGCACTCTCtaatgcttcgcatcatgagtcgtgcaataatAGCTGGTATAAttcagattacaatgagtataatccagataccactcagtataatctgggatgatatccagtgtcatattgttctttctgtgtactaacactgaaaaaaaaatttttagaggattcaaatttttttaccagtgccaaatttaaaaattaaaagtgatgcagtttaaaaaattttaataattaatattagtgTGATAAAAATGACAATGAATGCAGGCAGACTAAGTACAAGCAATAACagttactaaaataaaaataatgtaaaataaaataaaagtaatatgtacaagtaaaaatataaaattagtaattattttgtaatgttaccacgataaattttttttttttttacaatatacaATACAAAGCAGGCAACTACAATAACAATCTATCAAGTGACTGCAAATATGCTGACTGTGATGTTTAAATAGATATTGGCAAGCATTTGGTGCATCTGATTATAAATGCGTAGTCATGAGAGTGATGTTAAGAATGCACAATATAcgtttacattattattttatgaaaaatttttttttaaaataaaaatatagaaagtaataaataaataaataaaaattaacatagtAAGTaatgaagtttttaaataaaaagtagagattgtttttaataaagtaataataagaAGACCAGACTAGAGCAGAGaaagaagaataaaataaaataaaaatatataataaaagaaatgaCGTAAAGTATTATTATCCCgtagaatataataaatatataaagaacAAAGTTGCAATTAAATATAAGTGAACAAAGAAACTAgcagaaataaaaatagtttacacTTCGATGGCCATCACCTAACGGATTTTTGTTCTAGACTATGATATAatctatataaaaatttataaatataaaatttctacgATACAATAGTTTtagtttgtaataattttaccggcgaaaataatgttaatataaaaaatataacagtATTGAACAAcaatacttataaaaatttatgagtgttatttataatataaaaatatggaCATGAATGCCAGTGAGTAATCCAAAGACAtgaagtaataatttaataaaatttaaaattgtgtaTTAGGCGTTACTGCAGTACCATCTTCGTGGTTGGTGCGATAAGTGACTCCTTCGTGGCTGTGGGCTCTGCCCAGCCTGTGCAATCTTGCCATCTGAGCGGCGACTTTGTACGCTGGAAGCTGTCGACACTGCCCAGGAGCACTTCCTGGGAGCACTCCAGGTCGCTGGATCATCGAGGAATTATTGTTCATAAAAGAGGTTGTCCCTGCGCTATGGTGCATCACTCCTGTTCCGAATCCAAGCCCAGTTCCCGTACAACCTGAAAGCCCTTCACTCTGGGTCTCGTTCTTCATTTacagatttttattattatttatcaccctatcggatttttttttaacttgattttgaaaaattgaaaaattataatttttcaaaataatcaagTATTTCCCAAATTATCGCCGATCCCTGGTTACAAAACATTAAGGCCATTAAAAACCACACTAGCAAATGAACTCTGATTAACGACTGTAATAtcgattttccaaaaaaaaaaattccagaatttttatttacaaaatttttggagAAAGAAACCTGGAAAGTACCAGTAGAAAAAAGatgaatgaagaaaattaaaaaaaaatagtagtagtaataacaataataataataatgatgagtAAAATTGTAGTTAAAATAACAGCAGTCACAAATAACAACATACACACCTGGAgacagcagcagcaacagttgttaataataaagacAAGACAACCCACGAAAAAGTACTCAGTACTCTTTAAGCCAACCAGTCAAGTAGCAAAAACTCATAAATATGACATTGACAATTTACATGGTTGTTAGCGTGCTCAAACTAGCTCTTCAGCCAAGCGATTATGCCTTACAAATGTAACATgtacatgtatatttataattataattataaagaaaaaaaaagacagaAAGGTAGTgaagtatattttaaattaaggaCAAGGAGTAGTCCGGTGGTTAATGACAGCATGAATGTAAGTGGATGCCGTGACCAAATAAAAAGGAGACATGCCGGTCCTTTGTCGACTCACCTCGAGGGGGTGGCGGTGgcggtggtggtggtggtgatgATTGGGATTGTTGGtgatgatggtgatgatggtgatgatgtagatgatgatgatgttgTTGTTGATTCTGATGATTATGCGTATGGTTGATTGGAAGCGGAGGTAGCACTGCTACTGCGTGGGGGAATGGAGGCAATCCACCTCTTACCGATCCTGCAccacaatttttaataacccAACTACTCTACtttctgtttattttttttttctttgtcgaTCAGAGATTTTATAAAGGTAAAAATGATccctctatttttttttattttaaaattgagaaTTAAAACCATTACCGGCAAACATtcagattgaaattaaaaaaatatgtataataataattatcaaatataattGCTCCTCTATTGgctaattaaaagaaaaaaatttttttttatagtgtaTTTATagtaactagcaaccttgcagtcactatttgactgccgtgacttgtgaaatataaataaataaaattttgctttattaaataatgaattttgttaaattgcactttacttttttaactattgacatttttaaagatataagctcatctcgatgttacactcatcaagagctttcatttgagtacccacatgcattttgatatatttttcatatatacatagatagatataatatatataaatatatgaaaaattgatgtgggtactcaaatgaaaggtctcgatgagtgtaacatcgggatgagcttatatctttaaaaatatcaatagtttacaagatacaaggtaatttcttaattatgtatctagagatagagcattttcaaatgcacccacaatacttatcatcataaattgaatatttattgcaattaaataataaatttttaatctagtTTTTGAATTACTAGCCAATAAAAGAGTAATACaacttaaaatagtaaataaaagataataaaaataaaccccAAGTCTTAGCTTGACAAAGCGCTTAAGCAATCCTCGACAATTAGACACCAAATACCATAAAAGCAAAGAATGACAGATGAACAAGAATAAagctttataaatatataataataataatttaatgattaaatgtATAACGCGATGgcagaaaataaaatgtatctGCCATGGGACAtacgatatttattaataaaaatttataaaatattgataaaaaattccgaaaaaaaaaacccgttattaaatgtaaaaaataataataaaatattaatagtatcTGTGGTGGGTGTACTCGGAGTTACATACCTTGCATGGATGAATGCCGTCTCTGGGGCGGTGGAGGACTCCCACCAGCTTCGACGCTGCTCCCGCTGTGGCTATCCAACTGTGTACTGTGACCACTGTCACTGCTCGTCACCGAACCTACGCAGACGTCGGCAACATACTTCTATCACAACACTATTTCAGCCCAACCAATACACCTCCTTCTAATCCTTAATACTTTAATCTAATCTAATCTAGGCTATTacttatgtttatttatttatacttattgGTTATATTATTGCATAATATTActaacaataacaatattaataacgTAATATCTATTACTTaatattgtcattattattgcGTATTACATCAATAAAACAGTTAACTAATAACCCTGACGACAATATAAAAGCTCTACATGTATGTCCCATGGTGACAACATTCGGATCGTTATCTCATAATGTTTACttccattattttattatatatattattatattattatgatcAGACCTATTTGATCATTTGATATTATTTGATAgcaaaaatagatttttttatttacaaatttaatcaAGATGCTAGTAGATGCTCATAAATGTATGACATGAAACATTTAATATgaatgaatattattaatgtattttaaataataataaaaatgaatattcaaATGAATATATTGCGTAACAATTGTGCAACGTgcataacaattataatagtcaaaaaaaataaaaaaataaataaaatttttaatataacgtACGATCCGATCCGTGTATGAACGAGCAACGAAAGTGCACCATGGTTCAAGACAAAAGTGTAAGCCGTTCCCtagtttgttaaatttatattaagctaattattattcattttatttgttacTGTTATTGTATTTGTACTGTGTTGATCGTGTAATCGCGACTAGAAGAAAACGATAAGTATTTAAGTTTACAATAAGTCACGACTTACCACTAGTCAGTGTCTTTCTTAAAGGTTGGAGGTTACTGAGACTAGTGACACTACTGCTCTCGGCGCTAAGATCCACTGGAGGCGGCAAACCAGAGGGTGTATCGCTGTGCGACCTTTCATGCATCGGCATTCGGCTACCAGAACCTACTCTTCTAGGTGCTCCTGGACTTGGTTCCAATCCGCTCGAGTGCAAAGCTAGACCTGGGACTGGAAGCGCGGGACAGTGCTTTGGTTGGTATGGTCGGGTCTTGTGAGGGTCTGATAGAGCTAGCATTTTTCGTACTGCTTGTGGTGATGCTGCTCCGAATTTTGTACCTGGAATGGATTATTCAATTAGTTTTTAGTtggaaatatgaattttattgagattcattattcaaaaataattaattgatcaaTTATATTGGTAGTAattgaaaaagttaattactttttattgcTTAACACAATTTATAAATCACAATTGGTagtaataatgaataaatgcTATACTAGCAACTTTTAAGTCATTTTGTGATTTCCGtgatttgtaaattataaataaataaaattttgctttattaaataatgaattttgttaaattgcactgtactttattaactattgaagtttttaaagatataagctcatcccgatgttacacttattaaaagctttgatttgagtacctacatgcatttttatatatttttcacatataaatatatataatatatataaatatatgaaaaattgatgtgggtactcaaatgaaaggtctcgatgaatgtaatgttgggatgagcttatatctttaaaaatatcatttgttaacaagatagcaaagtcagttcttaattattgacttttttaaagttacaagctcatcccgatgttacactcatcaagagctttcatttgagtacccacatgcattttgatatatttttcatatatacatatatataatatatataaatatatgaaaaattgatgtgggtactcaaatgaaaggtttcgatgagtgtaatgtcgggatgagcttatatctttaaaaatgtcaatagttcacaagacacaaagtcatttcttaattatgtttctaatgatagagcattttcgaatacaGTCTAaatacttcaaaatttttcttattctcttaacaataaagataattttacaaattcggcaattaaaatttttaaagacggtttaaattaaaaatctccTATCTACTAAAATTcctcaaatttaataattttgtaattttaatttcctagtttaaaaaatttttcaacaatataaaatatccattaattttttaagaatttattataaaacagaCACCTAATTACGATCAATAAAATGAACCAAAAATcatagttattattaaaaactaatttttatcaatgaaaTACCTTGTATGCTTTTTCTGCCCTCACTAGTACTACTGGCACTACTAGTAGTAGAAAGCGTGGGTGAAGGATGCCTCCTGCCCCGACTTCCTGACAACGGAACAGCCGCAGCAACAGCAACCGCACCGGCATGTGGCTCACAATCCACCGACAACGCGTGTAAACGTTCCTCATCCGTAATAACCTTCATATTCGCCAAGTAGGCTTTGACCCGCCTGACCATCTGAGCTTCTTCGAACATTTTTTTGGGATTCGGCGCGGCAGCTGACTTTTTCCTCCTCTTAACAGTCGCAGTTTGACCACCCTGATTCCCAGTAGTCATCTGATTAAGCGCAACCATAGCAGAACTCGGAGGCTGACCACCACGCTCCAACATCGTCAGCAAATCATACGGCGACGAGCACATATTCGTAAGCGCCCTCACTTCCTTAGCAATCATCCTCAATTTCTCAAAGTTAACTAAATTCTCGACTCTAGAATCATTTCCCAGATGAATAAACGTCAAATCTTTCTTCACCACGGGGTAGAAAGGAATTATCGGCGGCTGCGTTTGTTCAGAAGCCACCAGCTGGCGATACTTGCTCATATTCCTGCTGGGGTCCATCAGTTCTTGCAAATCGCTGAACAACCTTTGATACTTGCTGGGCAATTTTTCCCAAGAGGCTCTCAAACGTGAGACAGCTCCATGACCCAGACCGGAAATAATCGCGAACAtagaattgaaatttttacactCTTTGCACTGGCGggcaattttaataaactgttttattattttactacgTCTGACAAGATTGTGTTCAGAGCAAACCTCCGTAACAACCCAAAACATCTCTCTGTTGACTAGTTCCGCGAATTGGCTGAGCATCGGTATCCCATAGCGACTCTTCAGTTCAAATAAATCATCCACGTACTCTGTAGATTCTATTTGCCGGAAAATACTAAAGTCCTGGAGTGTCAACTGAATAGCAACTTCTACGGCGTTTAGTTGTAAAAAATGTACTTGGGACTCTCGTATCAATTCAGGTGCCTGTTCGTCAGCTACCAGCGTCTCGGAAACTCCGTTGGTCTTAAGGTAGTAGCGCGAGCTTAAGCCTATTCTCTCTGCCAAATTTTGCAGCTGATCTGGCAGTCTTCGCTGCTTAATCATTCCGCCTTCGGCGACACTTACTTCTGCCAGGGAATAATTCGAGCTGCTCTCTGTTCCCAGCCCAAACTCTTGCAATGCAAGCATAACAACTTCATGAGCTGTCGTTACTTGATGTACTAAAAGATATTTGCAAGTCTGATCAGCTTTGTAGACTTTCAGTACGTGCTCGGGATAATCGGGCGCTCTTAAATCATCATAGCAATATATCGAGGTTAAATCGGGATTACTGCGGGAATGATAAAGGTTCGAAGAATTCTGGAGTCCCGTTCCCGGAGGCGTGTGAGGAGGTGCCAGCGAATCATCAGCATGCATACCGTCGTTGATAATGTTCTTTGGCAATATGTTCATCTTCATTAGCGCTTTTTGAAATCGCCTTTTTGGTCCCAGTGTCATGAACCCTTTGTGTTCTTTTTTGGAGTCCTTGCAAGGCGAGCCGTTGTTGTCGGGAATTAGCAGGGGCACTCCGCCGACCATGGGGTTGAGCTGCCCTCCAGGCGTCAACGGGTCCACGTGGGTTGACAGCCTGGAGCGCGGGTCGCTTGATATTCGCGGGATTTCGGGTTTGTTTACTCTTCCACGTGGTCGCGGCGAGTTGTCGGGCATTTGGAGCATTTCTTTGAATGCC
This genomic interval from Cotesia glomerata isolate CgM1 linkage group LG1, MPM_Cglom_v2.3, whole genome shotgun sequence contains the following:
- the LOC123274990 gene encoding rap guanine nucleotide exchange factor 2-like isoform X11, yielding MIDYPDNLGRMHRPPHPHPIADHRQVNLVFDDTFAPGLTSRPELYQKSNRSSHSSDTSSAYSGSDTMTSVQGSLDADNDEVDFSGLVESIVDSDEEEDLAESMDSLTVRDTVRECLEKDPAERTEEDIEILLEFTQHLKAFTNMTLAVRRALCAVMVFAVVESAGMIVLTDGEELDSWSVLINGAVEIEHSNGDVEQLHLGDSFGILPTMERLLHRGVMRTKCNDCQFVCVTQADYFRIQHQGEENTRRHEENGRVILVTELRGALDGGTRRGHVVIRGTPERLMLQLIEENSITDPTYVEDFLLTHRTFIDSPLLVADQLLEWFAQPQVKDRVARVVLLWVNNHFTDFETDPAMMEFLEAFEAGLEREKMQGQQRLLNIACAAKARTRNITLARPNRDEVLNFSILGGYERGFGIFISKVDKNSKAEDVGLKRGDQILEVNGQRFEHVSHARALEILRGSTHLSITVKSNLLAFKEMLQMPDNSPRPRGRVNKPEIPRISSDPRSRLSTHVDPLTPGGQLNPMVGGVPLLIPDNNGSPCKDSKKEHKGFMTLGPKRRFQKALMKMNILPKNIINDGMHADDSLAPPHTPPGTGLQNSSNLYHSRSNPDLTSIYCYDDLRAPDYPEHVLKVYKADQTCKYLLVHQVTTAHEVVMLALQEFGLGTESSSNYSLAEVSVAEGGMIKQRRLPDQLQNLAERIGLSSRYYLKTNGVSETLVADEQAPELIRESQVHFLQLNAVEVAIQLTLQDFSIFRQIESTEYVDDLFELKSRYGIPMLSQFAELVNREMFWVVTEVCSEHNLVRRSKIIKQFIKIARQCKECKNFNSMFAIISGLGHGAVSRLRASWEKLPSKYQRLFSDLQELMDPSRNMSKYRQLVASEQTQPPIIPFYPVVKKDLTFIHLGNDSRVENLVNFEKLRMIAKEVRALTNMCSSPYDLLTMLERGGQPPSSAMVALNQMTTGNQGGQTATVKRRKKSAAAPNPKKMFEEAQMVRRVKAYLANMKVITDEERLHALSVDCEPHAGAVAVAAAVPLSGSRGRRHPSPTLSTTSSASSTSEGRKSIQGTKFGAASPQAVRKMLALSDPHKTRPYQPKHCPALPVPGLALHSSGLEPSPGAPRRVGSGSRMPMHERSHSDTPSGLPPPVDLSAESSSVTSLSNLQPLRKTLTSGSVTSSDSGHSTQLDSHSGSSVEAGGSPPPPQRRHSSMQGCTGTGLGFGTGVMHHSAGTTSFMNNNSSMIQRPGVLPGSAPGQCRQLPAYKVAAQMARLHRLGRAHSHEGVTYRTNHEDDDDEAQVSAV
- the LOC123274990 gene encoding rap guanine nucleotide exchange factor 2-like isoform X5; translated protein: MLKHVGRPTARPRFIVLRKKRGRSGSRSWPGTPYTLSIASASEIDYPDNLGRMHRPPHPHPIADHRQVNLVFDDTFAPGLTSRPELYQKSNRSSHSSDTSSAYSGSDTMTSVQGSLDADNDEVDFSGLVESIVDSDEEEDLAESMDSLTVRDTVRECLEKDPAERTEEDIEILLEFTQHLKAFTNMTLAVRRALCAVMVFAVVESAGMIVLTDGEELDSWSVLINGAVEIEHSNGDVEQLHLGDSFGILPTMERLLHRGVMRTKCNDCQFVCVTQADYFRIQHQGEENTRRHEENGRVILVTELRGALDGGTRRGHVVIRGTPERLMLQLIEENSITDPTYVEDFLLTHRTFIDSPLLVADQLLEWFAQPQVKDRVARVVLLWVNNHFTDFETDPAMMEFLEAFEAGLEREKMQGQQRLLNIACAAKARTRNITLARPNRDEVLNFSILGGYERGFGIFISKVDKNSKAEDVGLKRGDQILEVNGQRFEHVSHARALEILRGSTHLSITVKSNLLAFKEMLQMPDNSPRPRGRVNKPEIPRISSDPRSRLSTHVDPLTPGGQLNPMVGGVPLLIPDNNGSPCKDSKKEHKGFMTLGPKRRFQKALMKMNILPKNIINDGMHADDSLAPPHTPPGTGLQNSSNLYHSRSNPDLTSIYCYDDLRAPDYPEHVLKVYKADQTCKYLLVHQVTTAHEVVMLALQEFGLGTESSSNYSLAEVSVAEGGMIKQRRLPDQLQNLAERIGLSSRYYLKTNGVSETLVADEQAPELIRESQVHFLQLNAVEVAIQLTLQDFSIFRQIESTEYVDDLFELKSRYGIPMLSQFAELVNREMFWVVTEVCSEHNLVRRSKIIKQFIKIARQCKECKNFNSMFAIISGLGHGAVSRLRASWEKLPSKYQRLFSDLQELMDPSRNMSKYRQLVASEQTQPPIIPFYPVVKKDLTFIHLGNDSRVENLVNFEKLRMIAKEVRALTNMCSSPYDLLTMLERGGQPPSSAMVALNQMTTGNQGGQTATVKRRKKSAAAPNPKKMFEEAQMVRRVKAYLANMKVITDEERLHALSVDCEPHAGAVAVAAAVPLSGSRGRRHPSPTLSTTSSASSTSEGRKSIQGTKFGAASPQAVRKMLALSDPHKTRPYQPKHCPALPVPGLALHSSGLEPSPGAPRRVGSGSRMPMHERSHSDTPSGLPPPVDLSAESSSVTSLSNLQPLRKTLTSGSVTSSDSGHSTQLDSHSGSSVEAGGSPPPPQRRHSSMQGCTGTGLGFGTGVMHHSAGTTSFMNNNSSMIQRPGVLPGSAPGQCRQLPAYKVAAQMARLHRLGRAHSHEGVTYRTNHEDDDDEAQVSAV